One Sporomusaceae bacterium ACPt DNA window includes the following coding sequences:
- the glnQ_2 gene encoding Glutamine transport ATP-binding protein GlnQ yields MITLEKVNKFFGHNHVLKDIDLTVKTGEKLVVIGPSGSGKSTMIRCMNLLERPNSGRVIVDGVDITSPNAPVNQIRQSAAMVFQQFNLYPHKTVLENLTLAPILVKGVRKEEAEETGMAFLERVGLKEKASAYPAQLSGGQQQRVAIARALNMHPKIMLFDEPTSALDPEMINEVLDVMVDLANEGITMVVVTHEMGFARRVADRVIFMDEGQIMEQGTPEHFFLNPEHDRTKLFLSRILH; encoded by the coding sequence TTGATTACATTAGAAAAAGTAAACAAATTTTTCGGGCACAACCATGTGCTAAAAGACATTGATTTGACTGTCAAAACCGGTGAAAAACTTGTTGTTATCGGGCCAAGTGGTTCCGGCAAAAGCACGATGATCCGGTGTATGAATTTGTTGGAACGGCCAAACAGCGGCAGAGTAATCGTTGATGGTGTAGATATCACCTCCCCCAACGCGCCGGTAAACCAAATACGTCAGTCGGCAGCCATGGTTTTCCAGCAATTTAATCTCTATCCGCACAAAACAGTATTAGAAAACTTAACTCTGGCTCCCATCCTTGTTAAAGGGGTCAGGAAGGAAGAAGCTGAGGAAACCGGCATGGCCTTTCTTGAGCGAGTAGGGTTAAAAGAAAAAGCCTCGGCCTATCCTGCTCAGTTATCAGGTGGTCAACAACAACGTGTCGCTATTGCCAGAGCACTAAACATGCATCCCAAAATTATGCTATTTGATGAACCTACCTCGGCCTTAGACCCGGAAATGATCAATGAGGTCCTGGATGTTATGGTTGACCTAGCTAATGAAGGCATCACCATGGTTGTTGTAACCCATGAAATGGGTTTTGCCCGGAGGGTTGCCGACAGAGTCATATTTATGGACGAGGGTCAGATTATGGAACAGGGAACACCTGAACATTTTTTCCTCAACCCTGAGCATGACCGGACCAAACTGTTTTTAAGCCGTATTTTACATTGA
- the glnM gene encoding putative glutamine ABC transporter permease protein GlnM, with translation MSSGPFAGFKWLALFHDWTVFAEGFITTLLVAVLGLAVALTLGILFGILGTAPGRVFRIINRIYVEFIQNTPLVIQVIFLYHGLPHLGIMLPVFSIGVLGVGVYHGAYVAEAIRAGLQAVPRGQLESAYSQGFTYWQAMRYVILPQAKRVIYPPVTNQAVNLIKNTSVMAMVAGGDLMYHADSWSSSNLYYGPAYVVTGLLYLSLCYPLAKLARRMERKLEVSL, from the coding sequence GTGTCGTCAGGACCTTTCGCCGGGTTTAAGTGGCTGGCGCTATTTCACGATTGGACAGTTTTTGCTGAGGGATTTATCACAACACTTCTGGTAGCTGTTTTAGGCTTGGCTGTTGCGCTCACCCTCGGCATCCTATTCGGCATACTGGGCACCGCCCCCGGGCGCGTGTTTCGCATAATCAACCGGATTTACGTCGAATTTATTCAAAATACTCCTCTGGTCATACAAGTCATTTTTCTGTATCACGGCTTGCCCCATCTGGGCATCATGCTTCCTGTATTCTCTATTGGCGTACTTGGCGTAGGCGTGTATCACGGCGCCTATGTCGCGGAGGCCATCAGAGCCGGATTGCAGGCTGTCCCTCGCGGGCAACTGGAGTCAGCTTATTCTCAGGGGTTTACCTATTGGCAAGCCATGCGCTACGTAATCTTGCCCCAGGCAAAACGCGTCATCTATCCGCCTGTAACCAATCAGGCTGTAAACCTTATAAAGAATACCTCGGTTATGGCTATGGTTGCCGGCGGCGATCTCATGTATCATGCCGACTCCTGGTCCAGCAGCAATCTGTATTACGGACCGGCCTATGTCGTCACAGGACTCCTTTATCTCTCCCTTTGCTATCCGCTGGCTAAATTAGCCCGGCGAATGGAAAGGAAACTGGAGGTCTCCTTATGA
- the peb1A gene encoding Major cell-binding factor — protein MKIMKKSMLVSLVILLAFTMLLAGCGGSETKPAANKDAAPPDIQAIKDRGVLKAGVKIDVPKFGYKDPQTGKIEGFEIDLAKALAKKILGDENKIELTATTAKTRGPLLDNGDVDVVLATFTITEERKNSYNFSDPYFTDGVGLMVKKSSGIKEFKDLNGKKIGVAQSATSRKALQEEADKQGIKVTFLEFGTYPEIKAALDSGRVDCFSVDGAILFGYLDDSTVILPDRFSPQQYGAASKKSNTALAKLINDTFNDMKKSGEIDKLLAKWGLK, from the coding sequence ATGAAGATTATGAAAAAATCCATGTTGGTTTCTCTCGTTATCTTGTTGGCTTTCACCATGCTCCTTGCCGGCTGTGGTGGTTCGGAAACCAAACCGGCCGCAAATAAAGATGCAGCACCGCCTGACATTCAGGCAATTAAAGACCGTGGTGTGCTTAAAGCCGGTGTTAAAATTGATGTCCCCAAATTCGGTTATAAAGATCCCCAAACAGGCAAAATTGAAGGCTTTGAAATTGATCTTGCAAAAGCTTTGGCTAAGAAAATACTCGGTGATGAGAATAAAATCGAACTCACTGCTACAACAGCCAAAACCCGCGGACCGCTGCTTGACAATGGCGATGTTGATGTTGTACTTGCCACCTTCACGATCACCGAAGAACGGAAAAACAGCTATAACTTCAGCGACCCCTACTTTACCGACGGTGTAGGGCTGATGGTAAAAAAATCATCCGGCATCAAAGAATTTAAAGATTTAAACGGCAAAAAGATCGGCGTTGCCCAAAGTGCTACTTCCCGAAAAGCACTGCAGGAAGAAGCCGATAAACAGGGAATTAAGGTAACCTTCCTTGAGTTCGGCACTTACCCGGAAATTAAAGCCGCTTTGGATTCTGGCCGTGTGGATTGCTTCAGCGTTGACGGCGCTATCCTCTTTGGCTATCTGGACGATTCAACAGTCATCCTGCCTGACCGCTTTAGTCCGCAGCAATATGGCGCTGCTTCCAAAAAGTCCAATACGGCTTTGGCTAAGTTGATTAACGACACGTTTAACGATATGAAAAAATCCGGTGAAATTGATAAACTTCTGGCAAAGTGGGGACTTAAATAG